The genomic interval AATATTGTAAGTCAGATACAAGTCTTAGCAGTTTACTGCTCAGGCATACAGTATTGACCAACCTAAATTAACTCAGATaactcaaagaaaaaaaaactttgtacaGCAAAATTAAATGATTGAACTTCCTCTGAAATATCTAAAAAATGATGGCTACACATTTAGATGAAGTTCCATGAATTCAGTAATTTATGTTATTTGCAAAAGCTAGTGAGAATTACAAATGTCTACTTCATAACAATGCAATGGTTATGCTTGTAAGCAGCAATGGATGACATCTATAAAGAACTACTGGGTGCCATACCATAAAATGTCTGCAGGTGGAGCGGCGagcaaataaagacatttgGGTGCAGTACCATTAAAATTTATGCAGGTGGAGCTCCAGAGCAAAAAGTGTGTGAAACACCAGGGCTGGAAATCAGGTTTTTGTACCAAATTGAGGACATCTGTTAAAACCAGAGTATAGCATGTTTACAACCTAAGGAAGtgatttcagtgaaaacaaagtgaggaccggccaaaatgtcctctgtttgtaaaaatgacctcacacacgcactcacacactctcccacacacactcactcacacacacgcacacacacacacacacacacacactgtgacggCCCCTGCCTAGTCAAGCCTCAAGTGTGTTAATGCTGGTATGAGTCGTGTGTATTTTCCCCGTAGATCAATGGGTACCTGGGAGAGTGTGGGTGTGGCAGCCAGCTGAATTTGGAGCACCTGTGCCTTGCTGCCACAGAGGATAAAAGGCCCGTCCCCAGTGCTGTTCGGGCTCTCTCTGGTTTTTGATGCTTCCACCAGCTGCAggccttttgtttgtttgattctgGTTCTGTTTTCACTCCGCAACACCATACACTTCATTCTTCACGCACCCACACTTACATGGCTGATatcactgactgacacactTCATATTTGCAAATTATTGTTTAGTTGTCTATTTTGttataataaatatgtttaCTTTCCTGCCATCCATTGCGTCTCTTCCCATATATGTCATGGCCTAGGAGCCGGGTTATGacaacacactgctgcctccatcactaagttcaaatgtcttattttgtcacttcagtgtttgaaatcctttgttcagattgacgtcagtgacacaaagtgaccacacgaggcagcagaggaccagcagctcctgtgtccccgcagctaaaatcactggtttgctctatgggctttggtgtgggagagtgagtggatggagctgttaatctatgacctaaaagagcgtagacttaatctgacatagattgtattaggtgtcagtacctcgtcatcaacacaacaaagtagattaaagtgatatgatgtggtttttattgatgttgaaaatgtcattcttcattaagccacagaaacagaaaccacagacactgatgatgtttggaaagtgcaaaaaccctctgagtgtcatgagtttcctgtcactgtggacacgttcttcgctgtcgttcacagagcagcaggaggacagaggtcatcctgaggtcacgcacactcagtttcacctgcatcacagcagaaaccacacttcctcattcatggcataatctgctcatgtgtgtttcattttccatgtgtgtgtgtttgtgtgcgtaactctgagtgttgttctgctcacacgcagcagggggcgctgttgtcaggcagcatgaagaggaggaggaggagaagcagtgcatgctgggacagaaaggctcgtcagtgagaagatgatgttcttcagacaaagagtcaaactcttaacatctttatttactttgttttctattggattgaaaaccttgaattttattttatattattttgacttctttctttttattttatacaaagcatttattcatttttaattgattttactttctgtatcttttaatttcactttcaaacattcactttttgttatttttatctcagtgtgtgtgaacctgtgtgtttcaggctggttctcagcagcagggggcgctcacagcgcaggacggcggctcagttaatgacttttgagtgattttttaagtctttatttattgatgctttcaacaaagaatgactgagacgagctttgacctcgtccaccactgaagctgctgtctcttcatgtcctacagaggacacagagacactgaggaaccaggCCAGACCAGgaacccaggataaaccggttcagtgaatgtggtcctgaaggtgtggaggtggatcagtgagtcagaggagacgctgtagaaggacagagtcccagcaggacagtccacatacactgatactctgtgagagacagagcaCATGATGGATGTTTGTGTCCCACAGTGAAAGACAGAGTAACCATGATCATCAGAGCAGctcagactccaggactgatcattacGTCCAAACCAACAGTCAGAACCGAtgcctttcctcttgattcctctgtaactcagtgatatataaactcctcctctccactcgacctcccagtaacagcgaccagtcagaccaggtctacacagcagctgagaccAGAACTTAAATCcgtctggatgatcaggatacgactgatcttctgtcacacgggtcactttcctgttgtcgtcagacagtttgagttttctgtgcattgtgtttgtgtccagttccagttcacatgaatctgatgaagacaacgagacacagctgcagtttattgatgatcagctgatatgttgttatttcctgtaaatccatacttacacttcctgggaccaggttttaacctctgctctccagcatggtccatcctggaggaagaaacagtctgaatgagtttctgtccaacatgagtccaaactgttgtcttaatgacgcactctggtggacacaatgatgaactacaaggacaggtgtgtttcaaagagaagacggtggctgtttctcaatactcaagtaagcaagtatgtacttgcttacttgggaagtatatacttgagaagtacgctgggagtatatacttgccaagtacgggagtacacaagtatgtggttgtttctcaatactcaagtatgcaagtatgtatgtattgttctgctgtagttctgctgtagtgctgcagtgctgcagcctcattagcgccacctacggtgttgataaatgaacatatgaaatacttttaataaatacatatatatgttgttattatttttacattttaaatatttaacttcatttattaatttatttctattaaaatatacaatacaaattatacaatgtggaaaatagatatattaccgcattgtagagtagtatatatggGCCATTCTACCGAATTCGTGCAAATTGCTGtcccacaataaaaaaactatttaacaaaacaattaagaatTCAGACCTCCAATATTTACTAAGATTATGTTATGATCTAGTTAAACACAAGACTGTAACTAGATAGTAATTAAgctaaatatatacaaaatcaTCATTTATGCTACCTTCCTAGGTACTTTCTATTGGGAAGTAGTTGTCCCAATCTCTAAGCCCTAAATTTCAAGCCATGAAAATAATACTTAAAagaattttattattttttccaatggtgtattttaaaatatatgtttggtttattttaaacagaatgtaaaacatttagattcattttgaagtttttttttaaattacaaaacatgctttaaaaaatgctgtcCCACACTTTCATGTCACAACCGTAACACAAGTTGTTTTACCACATGGGTGGAGCCTGGTTTTAGTCACACCCCAGAATTTCTGACCAAGAAATGACACTGCATCCCTGTACCTCATGGCTGCATGGTGAGTGATTAcctctcatcatttttaagtaaATGGGTTCCAAAGTCTGAAAATCAGCATGTTGCATTAATAATTGTCACAACCGTACACATATTATCTCCAAGTAAATACACTTTTGGGGGCTCAAAGCAaaattttatgttttgttgtgtgtacaACTGTTCAAACATCTGTTGCTAGCCATTTACTTGTTAGCATGTTTGAGTTATGCTAGGAATTAGCTAAAAATGTCACAACCGTAACAGTCACAACCGTAACAAATTGTAACGTTACGGTTGTGACATAATCATTATGGTAGTGACAACATGTAATGTTCCACATATTTAaggacatttttcatcattattattacattatactCTTAAAACAtactaataatattatttttattattattattattattaataatattgttattatatttgatttgtaAAGCACAACATGAAGATAATGCTGATTTATATTTGATATTATACAGCTAAGGTGGGAGAAAGCAAGCAGCAATGCcaaaagaacataaaaagaGTGGAGCAGAGGGTGAGAGAatacagaaaaagagagaagtaTGAAGAATATTTACGATATATATACGAAACAAGAAATGAAAGGAAGAAGGAAAGGTCAAATCTATCAGTGATTTATCTAACAGGGAAGCAAAGGAGCACAACTTCCACGCCACCTCCCACACCCTCTGCCACACCTTCAGCCACGCCTTCTCCCATGCCTCCTCACCTTCCACGCACTTCTAGGGAGACTAGACAAGAGACGTTCTGGAATGCGTgaccacagaaaaataaagaccCTTGAGCTGAAGATTAAAGAACTTGaatggaagaagaaaaatatagaaaacGGTGCCATAGATTGTGTGTGAGGCCAGAGAAGTCAAAATGTTCCCCAAGAACAAAAACTCAGAAGGAAGTATGGCAGCACAGAAAGACCCTTCTTTTAACACACTCATGCACGAtttgcagaaaaaaatacaagtctGCCAATTATAAAGAGAAACATGGATTAAGACGCGCACTGACAAGCAGGTTGCTCAGAAAATACAATCTTGTTTCTATGCTCAGAGAAACACTAGGCAGCTCCCACAGAGTCATCAACACGACTGCAGACAACCCACATCTAAAGTTCACCTATCAGAGACATAACATTTGTGTTGGTAAAATTCACATTAAAAGGCAGGTTATGAGTTAATATTAAGCAATAAGGTTGAGGGGATATAATACAACCTTGCAAACAAAATACTGTGGTCACAAGCAAAACAGTGCAGTCACTACCGTAACAGTGCGGTCACTACCGTAACACtgaatgttttgtaaaataaaataagaattgagtcattaaataacattttatgatAACTATTGGTTAAATGTACATTCAATGTAATAACTAATAAACTCTGAGATCTCTATGATCAGTGtaattcattttacaaaaaagattGCATTTAAATTAATGATGAGTCTTAGAAAATaatctttgaaatgtgtttaaaaaataattttaatagaTTTAGTTGTAAAACCTTTCATAATAAATTACTAAAATTAATCTTTAGAGGGTGTATGGACACACAATATTAACAGATTAATATAATGGTTTTTATTgcagtgtgttgctgtgttacGGTAGTGACACATTTCAGGAGTTGAAAAACATTTCAAGAACAGGCAGACATTAATATATGAAATTTGACTGCGCCTTTACTAGATATGTACCATTGAAATATGGTACAATATATGTATGGACaaggtttttggaaaaaaacaacttttgaaaatgtgtttccaacTCTGGACTTTGCACGAATTCGGTAGAATggcccatatatatatatgacttgtacaaatatatactactctacatatctaatatctacatattatatttaaatacagatacaatgaccgtgcgactttaatataaatctaacattcaaagttaaaataaataaaacattaacaatatacaaacttttaaactgtcaggtcaaaacgtttccattaaaaacaaaataacacgtcaacaacaaatctatggatcacaccgagcatctaatgacagcgacgtctgagccagcggatcatttcatcaggacaggccgaggtcacgctgctctgtgccgggcacagtgagcgccgagcgtccgcagaggcggagcttatcgtttttgtcgtttttgtcaggcttccttcttcttatgaacgataggtgatgagttgatgatgcaggagaagaccccactgacacaggacttgtaccgaacaaagggattttatttagtcacaagtcaggcgtcagaaccaagctctgcagcagctcgggagaatgtgttcttgccgaatctccgaacaattctgcctcagaaaagcaaaactaaccttatatagattttctagcatTTTTTTCAGTATATAAAATgtccgtttgtcacaaatttaaatgtgggagttgccgaaagcctcctgacgctcacaaaccaaaaattgtatctctatcatcaaccgttcttgaaatatgacaactttaaaacatgctgttttctctgctttctctgctgattttggagagatagagacaggcgtgtgtgtgcgtgtgtgtgcgtgcgcgtgcgcgtgtgtaAGGAGCAGAGGGGACTTTGGGAGGGGCTTGtcagtctctctgtattcttcCACCCAAAACTTTGACgtctaactcctcccacagttttgagaaaacccccacacgttatatcaaaacgtgcggctcGACCGGGACTTGTGTTATATGACTATTACTAAGCGTTTCAattaaccatggcgacaaaaatcacaaaaaactgCCATATAACTTCCACATGCCGTGGATTTTCtagcaagtacgcacaagtacgcacaagtatggatattgagaaacggccggtgtctgcagaaccggagaccacagtttcaggaggctacgcatttactcagcagcgccaccacgtggacaacacagaagacaacttctgtttatacatttgaaacccaccacgagtaaaccagcaacaagttggcccagcacaaaccaagtaaacaaagaaaatagataaaatagagggatttcatttgtattttttacagtgtttcaaatcgcagtattgtgggtctaaaaagcataaactttgtatttgaattacggttgtttgatcgcttgcttgaatcgagacctagtttccagtgctttcgtggttttttcagctgcgcgtcacagaggaaacacatggctacttatgcagctgctgctgcggaggctcgtcgctgttactgctgcttccaaaacttgtgtgttttcaccgttgaatgaagaatgaagaacaacttgattgtagctgttagatgacgaacatctcgtacacaactcactacaaacaccacagaataaagacatctttactttagtttgaccgtagactgtttgaagtggaccaggattgttctgtacccagtaccaggacttctcacatgatgctgctactctgtgcagatgatctatccagttcatggttctggtcgtttctcaggctgaactacgtgacattcactcgttctcacgaggtgtttaaaaagtgtcactaatgtttggttatactcactgacagaggaaaacataataacaggacatcttcaacctgaacctgctgacaagtttgaatactgctgatgaacatgaagaggaaggaggaggaggaagaggagaatacctgagagtgtccagtctccagtgaggactcttcagtccagcagacagcagcttctctcctgagtctcctggatgattgtagctcaggtccagttctctcagatgggaggggttggagttcagagctgaggtcagagaagaacatccttcctctgtgaccagacaacctgacagactggagttaagaagatatgatgaactcagtgattcagaaaaaacatctgcatcaacaagaacctaaagaagcaaagagtctgagtcagagttctgacctgagagtctccagagaacagtgaggactcttcagtccatcacacagcaacttcactcctggatcctgcaggtcattgttactcaggtccacgtgtctcagactagaggacacagagctgaggactgaggacagagcttcacagcttctctctgagagtttacagccactcagtctgaggtagaaaacagtgatgaacaaaaggttaaacatgtttgtcttgtgctctttagaatatgtcttattaatatttatatactgatccacgtacaaagctttgttggaggctttgaccaccggcagcagcttcagaagagcctcctctgaagcagagtatttcttcaggtcaaactcttccagatcttttcctggtgacagtaagatgaagaccagagctgaccactgagcaggagacagtgtctttgtggacaggcgtcctgatgtgagggactcttggatctcctccacaagagcacgatggttcagttcattcagacagtggaacaggttgatgcttctttctgctgacagattctcactgatcttcttcttgatgtactcaactgtttcctgattggtctgtgaaccacttcctgtttgtgtcagtagacctcttaagagcttctgattggtctccagtgaaagacccaggaggaagcggagggacaagtccaggtgtccatttggactcagtaaggcctcgtccacagcactctggtgcagatgattcagttcaggtttgtttCTAAACAGTCTGGACCACTGGCTCATTGTTGGTTcttctgacaacagatttgttccagaggtgatgaaggtcagatgaacatgaagagcagccagaaactcctgaaaactcagatggacaaagcagaagaccttgtcctggtacaggcctctctcctctttaaagatctgagtgaagactcctgagcaaactgaagctgctgtgatatcgatgccacactctgtcaggtctgattcatagaagatcaggtttcctttctgcagctgctcaaaagccagtttccccagagactcaatcatcttcctgttctctggactccagtgtggatctgtctcagctcctccatcatatttgaccctcttcactttggactgaaccaccaggaagtggatgtacatctcagtcagggtcttgggcagttctcctccatctctggttttcaacatgttctcccgaactgttgcagtgatccagcagaagactgggatgtggcacatgatgtggaggctccgtgatgtctggatgtgggagatgatcctcctggcctgctcctcatctctgaacctcttcctgaagtagtcctccttctgtgggtccgtgaaccctctgacctctgtcaccatgtccacacagtcaggtgggatctgattggctgctgcaggtcgtgtggttatccagaggcgagcagagggaagcagtttccccctgatgaggtttgtcagcagcacgtccactgaggtggacgctgtgacgtcagtcaggatctcagtgttgtggaagtccagaaaaagtcgacactcgtccagaccatcaaagatgaagaccaccttaaagtcttcaaacctgcagattcctgcttctttggtttcagtgaagaagtgatggatgagttccaccaaactgcacttcttctctttcagcacattcagctctctgaaggtgaagggaaacatgaactgtacgtcctggttgcttttgtcttcagcccagtccagagtgaacttctgtgttaacactgttttcccaatgccagccacgccctttgtcatcactcttctgattggaCCGTCTCTTAGagctgaggctttaaagatgtcttcttgtctgatggatgtttctggtctgtctggtttccaggaagctctttcaatctgtctgacctcatgttcttcattgacctttccagtccctccctctgtgatgtagagctctgtgaagatctcattcagaagggtggggtttcctgctttagccacgccctcaaacaaacactggaacttcttcttcaggtttgatttgagttcacgtcgacaagctgaagctctgatttctgacagaacacaagaaaataaatcagtgagtggatca from Solea solea chromosome 17, fSolSol10.1, whole genome shotgun sequence carries:
- the LOC131443433 gene encoding stonustoxin subunit beta-like, which encodes MDHAGEQRLKPGPRKYSCELELDTNTMHRKLKLSDDNRKVTRVTEDQSYPDHPDGFKFWSQLLCRPGLTGRCYWEVEWRGGVYISLSYRGIKRKGIGSDCWFGRNDQSWSLSCSDDHGYSVFHCGTQTSIMCSVSHRVSVYVDCPAGTLSFYSVSSDSLIHLHTFRTTFTEPVYPGFLVWPGSSVSLCPL